From Streptomyces sp. NBC_00370, a single genomic window includes:
- a CDS encoding SDR family NAD(P)-dependent oxidoreductase, giving the protein MTEFNLITTSFNAKSTAADVVAGVDLTGRRAVVTGGASGIGVETVRALAGAGAEVTLAVRDVEAGRRTADDVTATTGSKQLHVAPLDLSDQASVAAFVAGWEGPLHILVNNAGVMYTPERRTREGWELQLATNHLGHFALTTGLHAALAAAGRARVVSLSSVGHVETPVDFDDINFRRRPYDPAVAYGQSKTANALFAVEANRRWSDEGITVNAAHPGAVLTNLTRHMSTEELDAAVASGYEFKTPEQGAATSVLLATSPRLEGVGGRYFDDCNEAARYVPGGPRKGVADHARDPEAAARLWQVSLDLLAAA; this is encoded by the coding sequence ATGACTGAGTTCAATCTCATCACCACGTCGTTCAACGCGAAGTCCACGGCGGCCGACGTCGTGGCAGGCGTCGACCTCACCGGCCGCCGCGCCGTCGTCACCGGCGGTGCCTCCGGCATCGGTGTCGAGACGGTACGGGCCCTCGCAGGGGCGGGCGCCGAGGTGACGCTCGCGGTGCGTGACGTCGAGGCGGGGCGGCGCACCGCCGACGACGTCACGGCGACCACTGGCAGCAAGCAGCTCCACGTCGCACCGCTGGACCTCTCCGACCAGGCGTCGGTCGCCGCGTTCGTCGCCGGCTGGGAGGGGCCGCTGCACATCCTCGTCAACAACGCGGGCGTGATGTACACACCCGAGCGCCGGACCCGGGAGGGCTGGGAGCTGCAGCTCGCCACCAACCACCTCGGCCACTTCGCCCTGACCACCGGGCTGCACGCGGCGCTCGCCGCCGCAGGACGGGCCCGTGTCGTGTCGCTCAGCTCCGTCGGGCATGTGGAGACACCGGTCGACTTCGACGACATCAACTTCCGTCGGCGCCCGTACGACCCGGCGGTCGCCTACGGCCAGTCGAAGACGGCCAACGCCCTGTTCGCCGTGGAGGCGAACCGGCGCTGGTCGGACGAGGGGATCACGGTCAACGCCGCACACCCGGGCGCCGTCCTGACGAACCTGACGCGTCACATGAGCACGGAGGAGCTGGACGCGGCCGTCGCCTCGGGCTACGAGTTCAAGACGCCCGAGCAGGGCGCGGCCACATCCGTGCTGCTGGCGACCTCGCCCCGGCTCGAAGGCGTGGGCGGCCGGTACTTCGACGACTGCAACGAGGCCGCCCGTTACGTACCGGGCGGCCCGCGCAAGGGTGTGGCCGACCACGCCCGCGACCCGGAGGCGGCGGCGCGGCTGTGGCAGGTGTCGCTGGACCTGCTCGCCGCGGCCTGA
- a CDS encoding DUF3311 domain-containing protein — MFLQRPHLLWLLVPFVLFLVAVPWVNRVDPVIAGVPFLPFWLFVSTLLTPFAVWRAYRGDQRLIEQREHQHRHQPQSPEDGE; from the coding sequence GTGTTCCTACAACGTCCCCATCTGCTCTGGCTGCTCGTCCCCTTCGTGCTCTTCCTCGTGGCCGTCCCCTGGGTCAACCGCGTCGACCCCGTCATCGCCGGCGTTCCCTTCCTGCCCTTCTGGCTGTTCGTGTCCACGCTCCTCACCCCCTTCGCCGTCTGGCGCGCCTACCGCGGCGATCAGCGGCTGATCGAGCAGCGCGAGCACCAGCACCGGCACCAACCGCAGTCGCCGGAGGACGGCGAGTGA
- a CDS encoding DUF6412 domain-containing protein: MAGSAALPTRPRLPRRLPNPTGLLLFVLTEVLLVDAGSLSAAVALAATAAVGSALVVCAVISARAVPAVPRQRVRTAMRDREQRTAFLPQRDPDARGRTRPRAPGRRLPTAA; this comes from the coding sequence ATGGCCGGCAGCGCAGCGCTACCGACACGGCCCCGGCTGCCCCGGCGGCTGCCCAACCCCACCGGGCTGCTGCTCTTCGTCCTCACCGAGGTCCTGCTCGTCGACGCCGGCAGCCTCTCCGCCGCCGTCGCCCTCGCCGCCACCGCGGCGGTCGGCAGCGCGCTCGTCGTGTGCGCCGTCATCTCCGCCCGCGCTGTGCCCGCCGTACCGCGTCAGCGGGTACGTACGGCCATGCGCGACCGCGAGCAGCGCACCGCCTTCCTGCCGCAGCGGGATCCCGACGCCCGGGGGCGTACGAGGCCCCGAGCGCCCGGCCGTCGTCTTCCGACGGCCGCGTAG
- a CDS encoding helix-turn-helix transcriptional regulator, which produces MGGDNGTGGTANGSAAAGGGNSELREFLRSRRARITPEEAGLPPQPGSRRVPGLRREEVAQLAGVSMDYYVRLERGRNLHVSESVLDAVARALRLNETERGHLFTLARPTRTRRRPLPPQRVRPGLYRVLETITETPALVLGRRLDVLAANRMARALYTDFDALPHRERNMARFAFLDEGARAMYGDWDQAGRSMVASLHLYAGRHPDDPQLAELIGELSLRSEDFRHWWADHDVLRHSHGVKVYHHPVVGDLTLNYEAFTPNDDPEQTLGIHTAEAGSPSEQALRLLAAWSSESLGADGGDGTGRSGRSGGGGDETAAPGPAAAPAKGATRP; this is translated from the coding sequence ATGGGCGGCGACAACGGGACGGGCGGCACGGCGAACGGCAGCGCGGCGGCGGGCGGCGGCAACTCCGAGCTGCGGGAATTCCTGCGCTCGCGCCGCGCCCGGATCACCCCCGAGGAAGCGGGCCTGCCCCCGCAGCCCGGCAGCCGCCGGGTGCCGGGGCTGCGCCGCGAGGAGGTCGCGCAGCTCGCGGGCGTGAGCATGGACTACTACGTACGTCTTGAGCGCGGCCGCAATCTGCATGTCTCCGAGAGCGTGCTGGACGCCGTCGCCCGCGCGCTGCGGCTGAACGAGACCGAGCGCGGCCATCTCTTCACCCTCGCCAGGCCCACCCGTACCCGCCGCAGGCCGCTGCCGCCGCAGCGGGTGCGCCCCGGCCTGTACCGGGTCCTGGAGACGATCACCGAGACCCCGGCGCTGGTGCTCGGCCGCCGGCTCGACGTACTCGCAGCCAACCGGATGGCCCGCGCGCTGTACACCGACTTCGACGCGCTGCCGCACCGCGAGCGCAACATGGCGCGCTTCGCGTTCCTCGACGAGGGCGCCCGCGCGATGTACGGCGACTGGGACCAGGCGGGCCGCAGCATGGTCGCTTCCCTGCACCTGTACGCGGGCCGGCACCCGGACGATCCGCAGCTCGCCGAGCTGATCGGCGAACTGTCCCTGCGCAGCGAGGACTTCCGGCACTGGTGGGCGGACCACGACGTACTGCGCCACTCGCACGGGGTGAAGGTGTACCACCACCCGGTGGTCGGTGATCTCACGCTGAACTACGAGGCGTTCACCCCGAACGACGACCCGGAGCAGACGCTCGGCATCCACACGGCGGAGGCGGGCTCACCGTCGGAGCAGGCGCTGCGGCTGCTGGCGGCGTGGAGCAGCGAGAGCCTGGGGGCGGACGGGGGCGACGGAACCGGCAGGTCCGGCAGGTCCGGGGGCGGCGGGGACGAGACCGCCGCCCCCGGACCTGCCGCCGCCCCCGCCAAGGGCGCTACGCGTCCTTGA
- a CDS encoding SEC-C domain-containing protein, translating to MRPDMSADHITEAERLLRTAARYPEDHEPLLLQAAAHLELADARDRATGLYDTLLAASPEHPQLVKALQAANLWEYGHDAEARVIIDGLRAAEPLDPAPWEILAETLEKHDELEAAHDSFTTALNLLLTPGEEVPYPTHSLLIGRHRVRRMLGLAHDDWDGLADRVNPASVTLDELHDPKRLWTLGSDNPAELQAEITRLRAELGSYRTALSRPFPVAVLHWPAPELTELLAAYPTLSAEYPSREAHLSALETSLRELAAAGTPNLGIVTGTVPSYEAFAASEATPPSDPYLLPQYATTLAARGRATPWPPARNAACWCGSGHPYRECHGAV from the coding sequence ATGCGCCCCGACATGTCTGCCGACCACATCACGGAAGCCGAGCGCCTGCTGCGCACGGCGGCCCGGTACCCCGAGGACCACGAGCCCCTGCTCCTCCAGGCCGCCGCCCATCTGGAGCTGGCCGACGCCCGTGACCGTGCCACCGGCCTGTACGACACCCTCCTTGCGGCCTCCCCCGAACACCCCCAGCTGGTGAAGGCGCTCCAGGCCGCCAACCTCTGGGAGTACGGCCACGACGCCGAGGCCCGGGTGATCATCGACGGACTGCGCGCCGCGGAGCCGCTGGACCCGGCACCCTGGGAGATCCTGGCCGAGACGCTGGAGAAGCACGACGAGCTGGAAGCGGCCCACGACTCGTTCACCACGGCCCTGAACCTGCTCCTCACCCCGGGCGAGGAGGTCCCGTACCCCACTCACTCGCTGCTGATCGGCCGCCACCGGGTGCGCAGAATGCTGGGCCTGGCCCACGACGACTGGGACGGCCTCGCCGACCGCGTCAACCCGGCGTCCGTCACCCTGGACGAACTCCACGACCCCAAGCGCCTGTGGACCCTGGGCTCCGACAACCCCGCCGAACTCCAGGCCGAGATCACCCGCCTCCGCGCCGAACTGGGCTCCTACCGCACGGCCCTGTCCCGGCCCTTCCCGGTGGCGGTCCTGCACTGGCCGGCCCCGGAACTCACCGAACTCCTCGCCGCGTACCCGACCCTCTCCGCGGAATACCCGTCCCGCGAGGCCCACCTGTCGGCCCTGGAGACGTCCCTCCGCGAACTGGCAGCGGCAGGCACCCCCAACCTCGGCATCGTCACGGGCACGGTCCCCTCGTACGAGGCCTTCGCCGCCTCGGAAGCCACGCCCCCCTCGGACCCGTACCTCCTCCCCCAGTACGCCACAACCCTGGCAGCCCGAGGCCGAGCCACCCCCTGGCCCCCAGCCAGAAACGCCGCCTGCTGGTGCGGCTCAGGCCACCCCTACCGCGAATGCCACGGCGCCGTCTAA
- a CDS encoding fumarylacetoacetate hydrolase family protein, translating into MKLLRVGTAGAERPALLDQDGTTLRDLSGQVTDIEGALLADGDALDRIRAAAAAGELPVLEGGAGQRVGPPLGRIGKIVCIGLNYHDHARETGAEAPPEPIIFFKAPDTVVGPDDTVLVPRKSVKTDWEVELAVVIGRTARYLDSAEDGLAHVGAYAVSNDVSEREFQIERGGTWDKGKNCETFNPLGPWLVTADEVPDPQALAMKLSVNGQVRQDGTTADQIFPVGEVVRYVSQFMTLYPGDVINTGTPAGVAMGQPEPKPYLRAGDVVELEIEGLGRQRQEFKDA; encoded by the coding sequence ATGAAGCTGCTGCGTGTCGGTACGGCAGGCGCCGAACGGCCGGCGCTGCTCGACCAGGACGGTACGACCCTGCGCGACCTGTCGGGCCAGGTCACGGACATCGAAGGGGCGCTGCTCGCCGACGGCGACGCGCTCGACCGGATCAGGGCGGCCGCGGCGGCGGGCGAACTGCCCGTGCTGGAGGGCGGCGCCGGGCAGCGGGTGGGCCCGCCGCTCGGCCGGATCGGAAAGATCGTATGCATCGGGCTGAACTACCACGACCACGCCCGGGAGACCGGCGCGGAGGCCCCGCCCGAGCCGATCATCTTCTTCAAGGCGCCGGACACAGTCGTCGGACCTGATGACACCGTGCTCGTACCGCGCAAGAGCGTCAAGACCGACTGGGAGGTCGAGCTGGCGGTCGTCATCGGCCGCACGGCCCGCTATCTGGACTCGGCGGAGGACGGGCTCGCGCACGTCGGCGCGTACGCCGTGTCCAACGACGTCTCCGAGCGCGAGTTCCAGATCGAGCGCGGCGGCACGTGGGACAAGGGCAAGAACTGCGAGACGTTCAACCCGCTCGGCCCGTGGCTGGTCACGGCCGACGAGGTGCCCGACCCGCAGGCACTGGCCATGAAGCTCAGCGTCAACGGCCAGGTCCGGCAGGACGGTACGACGGCCGACCAGATCTTCCCGGTGGGGGAGGTCGTGCGGTACGTCAGCCAGTTCATGACGCTCTACCCGGGCGACGTCATCAACACCGGTACGCCGGCGGGTGTGGCGATGGGACAGCCGGAGCCGAAGCCGTATCTGCGGGCCGGTGACGTGGTGGAGCTGGAGATCGAGGGCCTTGGCCGGCAGCGCCAGGAGTTCAAGGACGCGTAG
- a CDS encoding YidC/Oxa1 family membrane protein insertase gives MSWLMSVFASLVTNFADLLQPLFHASSAAAAIVIFTACVRLAIHPLSRASARGQKERARLQPQLAELRKKHGKDRERLQKAIMELHAEEKVSPLSGCLPGLFQMPAFFLMYHLFSRKQIGDGPNGLLDHHLFAAPLGDRWSDALAHGGLFGGAGLVYLALFAIVAGVATFNYRRMKIQLAKSPAPAAAGPDGAPVAGLGAMTKLMPLMSFATLFTVGFVPLAAALYVVTSTTWTACERYFLYRDMPAVGALSPAV, from the coding sequence ATGTCCTGGCTCATGTCTGTGTTCGCCAGTCTGGTCACCAATTTCGCCGATCTGCTCCAGCCGCTGTTCCACGCCTCGTCGGCCGCGGCGGCGATCGTCATCTTCACCGCCTGTGTACGCCTCGCCATCCACCCGCTCTCCCGCGCCTCCGCCCGTGGCCAGAAGGAGCGCGCCAGGCTCCAGCCGCAGCTCGCCGAACTGCGCAAGAAGCACGGCAAGGACCGTGAGCGGCTGCAGAAGGCGATCATGGAACTGCACGCGGAGGAGAAGGTCTCCCCGCTCTCCGGCTGCCTGCCGGGGCTCTTCCAGATGCCGGCGTTCTTCCTGATGTACCACCTCTTCTCGCGCAAGCAGATCGGTGACGGGCCCAACGGGCTGCTCGACCACCACCTCTTCGCCGCCCCGCTCGGCGACCGCTGGAGCGACGCGCTGGCGCACGGCGGGCTGTTCGGCGGGGCGGGGCTCGTGTATCTGGCGCTCTTCGCGATCGTCGCGGGTGTCGCCACGTTCAACTACCGGCGGATGAAGATCCAGCTCGCCAAGTCGCCCGCCCCGGCGGCCGCCGGACCCGACGGGGCGCCCGTCGCCGGGCTCGGGGCCATGACGAAGCTGATGCCGCTGATGTCCTTCGCGACGCTGTTCACCGTCGGCTTCGTACCGCTGGCCGCCGCGCTGTACGTCGTGACGAGCACCACATGGACGGCTTGCGAGCGGTACTTCCTCTACCGCGACATGCCCGCCGTCGGAGCCCTGTCGCCCGCCGTCTGA
- a CDS encoding sodium:solute symporter family protein — protein MNAAVATSIFGVFMVATVVLGLLAVRGRGGKTGGIAEWSVGGRSLGAVFIWVLMAGEGYTSFSYLGGAGWGYDFGAPVLYVVAYMSCGYAVGYVVGPMLWSYARRHQLVGITDMIAHRFGRPWLGALTAVLATVFLLPYIQLQITGMGVVVSTISYGAISLNWAYFIAFAVTTGFVVVSGLRGSAWVSVLKDVMVIGTLAFLAVYVPLHYFDGYGPLLDRVVAEKRQWLTLPGHGHSGMGSAWFVTTSLMNALTVVIFPTTVAGYLGARSADALRRNAIWLPAYNVLLFVPMLLGLAALFVVPGLAGAESNLALFKLVVDSLPAWVVGVVGVAAALSSVVPMAVFMLVIGTMWGRSVLSLVPRWQARQKGAAQVVVVVAGVVALVMTYAVPNTLVRLSLISYEGMAQLLPMLLLALVWRRLTLTGALSGLTVGVALVCALVFTDHDPVRGLNAGIVGLALNLVVAVAVTYAGPADRRGPRPDGDVLADTGAGVLRDEAGAAARG, from the coding sequence GTGAACGCCGCCGTCGCCACCTCGATCTTCGGGGTCTTCATGGTCGCGACCGTCGTGCTCGGCCTGCTCGCCGTACGCGGCCGGGGCGGGAAGACCGGCGGGATCGCCGAGTGGTCCGTGGGCGGGCGCAGCCTCGGGGCCGTGTTCATCTGGGTGCTGATGGCCGGCGAGGGCTACACCAGTTTCAGCTATCTGGGTGGCGCCGGCTGGGGGTACGACTTCGGCGCGCCGGTGCTGTACGTGGTCGCGTACATGTCCTGCGGGTACGCCGTCGGTTACGTCGTCGGGCCCATGCTCTGGAGCTACGCCCGCCGCCACCAGCTGGTCGGCATCACCGACATGATCGCCCACCGCTTCGGCCGGCCCTGGCTGGGCGCGCTGACCGCGGTGCTGGCCACCGTCTTCCTGCTGCCGTACATCCAGCTCCAGATCACCGGCATGGGCGTGGTCGTCTCGACCATCTCGTACGGCGCGATCAGCCTCAACTGGGCCTATTTCATCGCCTTCGCCGTGACCACCGGCTTCGTCGTCGTGAGCGGGCTGCGCGGCAGCGCGTGGGTGTCCGTGCTCAAGGACGTCATGGTGATCGGGACGCTCGCGTTCCTCGCCGTCTACGTCCCGCTGCACTACTTCGACGGGTACGGGCCGCTCCTCGACCGCGTCGTCGCGGAGAAGCGCCAGTGGCTGACGCTGCCGGGGCACGGGCACAGCGGGATGGGCAGCGCGTGGTTCGTCACCACGTCCCTGATGAACGCGCTCACCGTGGTGATCTTCCCGACCACCGTCGCCGGCTACCTGGGCGCGCGCAGCGCCGACGCGCTGCGGCGCAACGCGATCTGGCTGCCCGCCTACAACGTGCTGCTGTTCGTCCCGATGCTGCTCGGACTCGCCGCGCTGTTCGTCGTCCCCGGCCTGGCCGGCGCCGAATCGAACCTCGCGCTCTTCAAGCTGGTCGTCGACTCGCTGCCCGCCTGGGTGGTGGGGGTGGTCGGGGTCGCGGCCGCACTGTCGTCGGTCGTGCCGATGGCCGTGTTCATGCTGGTCATCGGGACGATGTGGGGACGCAGCGTGCTGTCGCTCGTACCGCGCTGGCAGGCCAGGCAGAAGGGCGCCGCACAGGTCGTCGTGGTGGTCGCCGGTGTGGTCGCGCTCGTCATGACGTACGCCGTACCGAACACGCTGGTGCGGCTCTCGCTCATCTCGTACGAGGGGATGGCGCAGCTGCTGCCGATGCTGCTGCTCGCGCTGGTGTGGCGGCGGCTGACCCTGACCGGCGCGCTGAGCGGGCTCACGGTCGGGGTGGCGCTGGTGTGCGCCCTGGTCTTCACCGACCACGATCCGGTCCGGGGCCTGAACGCGGGGATCGTGGGGCTCGCCCTGAACCTGGTGGTGGCGGTGGCCGTGACGTACGCGGGGCCCGCCGATCGTCGGGGCCCCCGGCCGGACGGTGACGTGCTCGCCGACACCGGCGCCGGCGTGCTGCGGGACGAGGCGGGGGCGGCTGCGCGCGGGTAG
- a CDS encoding ATP-binding protein, with protein MRQEPAADWEYEVPTSGSKRLPPDSGYVDALKNQGYGFEVAVADLIDNSLDAGAQNIVVHFLRDDNRLLSLLIVDDGHGMKDADLDAAMTVGRRRAYDDQALGMYGTGLKAASLSHSDALTVVSTTKTSRAAGRQLTSASLADGYRCDTVTPRYAQTLIDRYDGIIQWHGTIVRWDKVRAFETVESSQTDRFLSEAIQKLETHLGLYLHRFLDRGALNIDIVIEDVHTGDELDHTGVEPLDPFNYRVPGKRGYPSEFTAPVEGIGELRLRAHIWPAKSPRAEYKLIGPLAERQGFYFYRNNRLVQAGGWNGQRGSKDTRLNLARIELDLPPRRNSVFSLDVKKEGVTATQAFARGIEKAVDTEGRSFHTYLEDAQSVYREGSSRTEITRRPVIPPGKGFDPRIKDAIRKELPEKRGEDAISISWDTLPAHRFFELDRENRIIQLNRDHRDVFNVGQHGGSNDAPVLKTLLYLMLEELFGFARWEKKRSDQVDYWNSILLSAVNVQRDRYTN; from the coding sequence ATGCGCCAAGAGCCTGCTGCCGACTGGGAGTACGAGGTCCCTACGAGCGGGAGTAAACGGCTCCCGCCCGACTCGGGGTACGTGGACGCCCTAAAGAACCAGGGTTACGGCTTTGAGGTGGCGGTCGCCGACCTCATCGACAACTCACTTGACGCCGGCGCCCAGAACATCGTCGTGCACTTCCTCCGCGACGACAATCGACTGCTGAGTCTTCTGATTGTCGATGACGGCCACGGAATGAAGGATGCCGACCTTGACGCGGCAATGACCGTTGGCAGGCGCAGGGCGTACGACGACCAGGCTCTTGGCATGTACGGCACTGGACTGAAAGCAGCGTCGTTATCTCACTCGGATGCGCTCACCGTCGTCAGTACGACGAAGACAAGCCGAGCCGCTGGACGGCAGCTGACCTCAGCTTCCCTCGCCGACGGCTATCGCTGTGACACCGTCACGCCTCGTTACGCGCAGACGCTCATCGACCGCTACGACGGCATCATCCAGTGGCACGGAACGATCGTCCGCTGGGACAAGGTGCGAGCCTTTGAAACAGTAGAGAGCAGCCAGACCGACCGCTTCCTGTCCGAGGCCATCCAGAAGCTGGAAACACATCTCGGTCTGTACCTCCACCGCTTCCTCGACAGGGGCGCCCTGAACATCGATATCGTGATCGAAGATGTCCACACAGGCGACGAACTGGACCACACCGGGGTGGAGCCCCTCGACCCGTTCAACTACCGGGTGCCAGGCAAGAGGGGTTACCCAAGCGAGTTCACCGCGCCGGTCGAGGGCATCGGCGAACTGCGGCTGAGGGCCCATATCTGGCCAGCCAAATCACCACGCGCTGAGTACAAGCTGATCGGTCCGCTGGCTGAGCGCCAGGGCTTCTACTTCTACCGCAACAACCGCTTGGTCCAAGCCGGCGGCTGGAACGGCCAACGAGGCAGCAAGGACACCCGCCTCAACCTCGCGCGGATTGAACTCGACCTCCCTCCCCGGCGTAACAGCGTCTTCAGCCTCGACGTGAAAAAGGAGGGCGTCACAGCCACACAGGCGTTTGCGCGAGGTATCGAGAAGGCGGTAGACACCGAGGGGCGGAGCTTCCATACATATCTGGAAGACGCACAGTCCGTCTATCGTGAAGGCTCCTCTCGTACCGAGATCACTCGCAGACCGGTGATTCCGCCGGGCAAGGGATTCGATCCGCGCATCAAAGATGCGATCCGCAAAGAATTGCCCGAAAAACGCGGCGAGGATGCAATCTCAATCAGTTGGGATACTCTTCCCGCCCACCGTTTCTTCGAGCTAGACCGCGAAAACCGGATTATCCAGCTCAACAGAGATCACCGCGATGTCTTCAACGTCGGCCAGCATGGCGGATCTAACGATGCTCCTGTACTCAAGACCCTCCTTTATCTAATGCTGGAGGAACTGTTCGGCTTCGCCCGCTGGGAGAAGAAGCGAAGCGATCAGGTTGATTACTGGAACAGTATCTTGCTCTCCGCTGTCAACGTACAGCGTGACCGGTACACCAACTGA